Proteins from a single region of Oryza brachyantha chromosome 6, ObraRS2, whole genome shotgun sequence:
- the LOC102708449 gene encoding LOW QUALITY PROTEIN: cyclase-like protein 2 (The sequence of the model RefSeq protein was modified relative to this genomic sequence to represent the inferred CDS: inserted 2 bases in 2 codons), producing MARLAVALLLIAAAAGAHSANPRLPTCRATDAAVDVATTTQEHGGSGRRILDITHALQPELPVLGSDAGVGXVPWSRLKKSMANGSLSNFSELRMSVHMGTHVDAPGHMWQQHFEAGFDVDTLDFEILNGPALLVDVPRDKNITAEVMESLNIPRGVRRVLFRTLNTEKKLMWXKESETSFVGFTEDGAQWLITQMLS from the exons ATGGCTCGTCTCGCCGTGGCGCTCTTGCTcatcgcggccgccgccggtgcccaCTCGGCGAACCCTCGCCTCCCCACCTGCCGCGCGACAGACGCCGCAGTCGATGTGGCTACTACCACGCAGGagcacggcggcagcgggaggCGGATCCTGGACATCACGCACGCGCTCCAGCCGGAGCTCCCGGTGCTTGGGTCGGACGCCGGGGTGG GGGTCCCCTGGTCGCGGCTGAAGAAATCCATGGCGAACGGCTCGCTCTCCAACTTCTCGGAGCTCCGGATGAGCGTGCACATGGGCACTCACGTCGACGCCCCCGGCCATATGTGGCAGCAGCACTTCGAGGCCGGATTCGACGTCGACACTCTCGACTTCGAGATCCTCAATG GTCCTGCATTGCTGGTTGATGTTCCGAGAGACAAAAATATAACTG CTGAAGTAATGGAGTCCCTGAACATTCCAAGGGGAGTTCGTCGAGTTCTTTTCAGAACATTGAACACTGAAAA gaAGCTTATGT CAAAGGAGAGTGAAACTAGTTTTGTTGGATTTACAGAGGATGGGGCACAATGGTTGATTACACAGATGTTAAGCTAG
- the LOC102708726 gene encoding extensin: MSIQGQVLEVRVTGCRKLRDTEFFSRQDPYVCIEYATTKVRTRTCTDGGRNPTFDEKFHIPLIEGLRELSISVWNSNTLTHDDFIGNGRVQLHKVLTRGYDDSSWPLQTRHMRSAGEVTLIMHFDVSAMSKPGKIAATPTTYSVPPVPVPAVPYAVPSPSYAPPPAGYPIIPPYQGYPTSHVPAPYPAPAYTHPPPLQVRDAEQKAYPPTTYPPQPYPPQPREQPYLPQPQGQPYPPQPQGQPYPPQPYGQVYPPPPEGQSTYPPAPYPPTYPPAPY; this comes from the exons ATGTCGATACAAGGCCAGGTCCTCGAAGTCAGAG TCACTGGGTGCAGGAAGCTGCGGGACACGGAGTTCTTCTCGCGCCAGGATCCCTACGTCTGCATCGAGTACGCCACCACCAAGGTCCGCACCCGCACCTGCACCG ATGGGGGGAGGAACCCTACTTTTGATGAGAAGTTTCATATACCTCTCATTGAGGGACTTCGTGAACTGAGCATTTCTGTGTGGAACAGCAACACGCTCACCCATGATGACTTCATTGGCAATGGCAG GGTGCAGCTGCATAAGGTGCTTACACGTGGCTATGATGATTCCTCATGGCCCCTCCAGACACGCCATATGAG GTCTGCTGGGGAAGTGACACTTATTATGCATTTTGATGTTTCAGCAATG AGCAAGCCAGGTAAAATTGCTGCCACGCCGACTACCTATTCTGTTCCTCCAGTGCCAGTACCAGCAGTGCCATATGCTGTCCCCTCACCTTCATATGCACCGCCTCCGGCAGGATATCCTATAATACCCCCATACCAAGGCTATCCTACTAGCCATGTCCCTGCACCATATCCTGCTCCAGCATACACACATCCACCTCCTCTGCAAGTTCGTGATGCTGAGCAGAAGGCATACCCTCCTACAACATATCCTCCACAGCCATACCCACCGCAACCGAGGGAACAACCATACCTGCCACAGCCGCAGGGACAACCATACCCACCACAGCCACAGGGACAACCATACCCACCACAGCCATATGGACAAGTTTATCCACCACCCCCAGAAGGACAGTCCACATATCCACCTG CGCCCTATCCTCCAACTTACCCACCAGCACCATATTGA
- the LOC102709008 gene encoding probable E3 ubiquitin ligase SUD1: protein MADVAGDRAHAAEPEEARPPSSAAAAAEEEEEEEEEGDVCRICRNPGDDEHPLRYPCACSGSIKFVHQDCLLQWLDHSNSRQCEVCKHAFSFSPVYADNAPSRLPFQELIVGVGMKACHVLQFVLRLAFVLSVWLMIIPFITYWIWRLTFVRSLGEAQRLFLSHISAQLILSDCLHGFLLSAIIVLIFLGATSLRDYIRHLRELGGHDAERDDGGRERHGARAVRRLPGPNNRVPAADGNVDELAEAQGLGAGELLRRNAENVAARLERLEAQVEQMLDGLDDADGAEDVPFDELVGMQGPVFHLVENAITVLASNAIFLIVVIFVPFSLGRIVLYYLSWFFSSASSPMLAKMMPFTETAISLANDTLKSALNAVKNLSSDSHNEGVIGHVIEVVTQSLKINATSLTVMQATGKNSLIKGTAIGSSYLSDLTTLAVGYMFIFCLVFVYIGSLALLRYARGERFTIGRLYGIATILEAIPSLCRQFFAGMKHLMTMVKVAFLLVIELGVFPLMCGWWLDVCTLKMLGATIAQRVEFFTMSPLASSSIHWLVGIIYMLQISIFVSLLRGVLRNGVLYFLRDPADPNYNPFRDLIDDPVHKHARRVLLSVAVYGSLIVMLVFLPVKLAMRVAPSIFPLDITIFDPFTEIPVDVLLFQICIPFAIEHFKPRATIKALLHHWFAAVGWALGLTDFLLPRHEENGGQENWNGRAGRERAHGGREVVAPQLEQRMIQHVADNQNGRGNPNENSEVAEESDVDDQGDSEYGFVLRIVLLLVLAWMTLLIFNAGMIVIPISLGRLVFEAIPRLPITHGIKCNDLFSFSIGCYIIWSAAAGTRYAIDYIRSRRLAFLVQQICKWCSIVVKSSALLSIWIFVIPVLIGLLFELLVIVPMRVPIDESPVFLLYQDWALGLIFLKIWTRLVMLDQMAPLVDESWRTKFERVREDGFSRLRGLWVLHEIIMPIVTKLLTALCVPYVLARGVFPVLGYPLIVNSAVYRFAWLGCLIFSALFFCGKRFHVWFTNLHNSIRDDRYLIGRRLHNFGEDSPHSSESGGTTASDDDEPEQALIPRDQEGELGLRFRRHIMRGNQQPRMAA from the exons ATGGCGGACGTCGCCGGGGACCGGGCCCACGCGGCCGAGCCGGAGGAGGCGCGGCCGCCCTcatcggccgcggcggcggcggaggaggaggaggaggaggaggaggagggggacgTGTGCCGGATCTGCCGCAaccccggcgacgacgagcaccCGCTCCGCTACCCGTGCGCCTGCAGTGGCAGCATCAAGTTCGTGCACCAGGACTGCCTCCTCCAGTGGCTCGACCACAGCAACTCGCGTCAGTGCGAG GTTTGCAAACATGCGTTTTCTTTCTCGCCTGTGTACGCTGACAATGCTCCGTCAAGACTCCCCTTCCAAGAACTTATTGTTGGTGTTGGGATGAAAGCATGCCATGTACTTCAGTTTGTCCTTCGGCTTGCCTTTGTTCTTTCAGTTTGGCTCATGATTATCCCTTTCATCACCTATTGGATATGGAGGCTAACATTTGTGAGAAGTCTTGGTGAAGCACAGAGGCTATTCTTGAGTCATATCAGTGCTCAGTTGATCCTAAGTGATTGTTTACATGGTTTTCTTCTCTCAGCTATTATTGTCCTTATATTTCTTGGAGCTACCTCTTTAAGGGACTATATAAGGCACTTGCGGGAACTTGGAGGACATGATGCTGAGAGGGATGATGGGGGCCGTGAAAGGCATGGTGCACGAGCTGTCAGAAGGTTACCTGGTCCTAATAACAGGGTTCCTGCTGCAGATGGTAATGTTGATGAATTAGCAGAAGCCCAAGGACTTGGTGCAGGTGAACTTTTAAGAAGAAATGCAGAAAATGTTGCCGCTCGATTAGAACGACTTGAAGCTCAAGTTGAGCAGATGCTAGATGGTTTGgatgatgcagatggtgcagAGGATGTTCCATTTGATGAACTTGTAGGAATGCAAGGCCCTGTTTTCCACTTGGTTGAGAACGCAATAACA GTTCTGGCCAGCAATGCTATATTCCTCATTGTTGTGATCTTTGTACCATTTTCATTGGGAAGGATTGTCCTGTACTATCTGTCATGGTTTTTCTCTTCAGCTTCTAGTCCCATGCTGGCAAAAATGATGCCGTTTACTGAAACTGCTATTTCATTAGCTAATGATACATTGAAGAGTGCACTTAATGCCGTGAAGAACTTATCTTCTGACAGCCACAACGAAGGTGTCATTGGTCATGTCATTGAGGTGGTTACTCAATCCTTGAAGATAAATGCCACTAGTCTTACTGTAATGCAGGCCACTGGGAAGAACAGTCTGATAAAAGGAACTGCTATTGGCTCGTCTTATCTTTCTGATCTCACAACTCTTGCTGTGGGATATATGTTTATCTTTTGCCTTGTCTTTGTGTACATCGGATCGTTGGCTTTACTGCGCTATGCGAGGGGAGAACGGTTCACCATTGGGAGGCTCTATGGTATAGCTACCATTTTAGAGGCTATTCCATCCCTTTGCAGGCAGTTCTTTGCTGGAATGAAGCATCTCATGACTATGGTCAAAGTTGCATTCCTTTTGGTCATTGAACTTGGTGTATTTCCACTTATGTGCGGTTGGTGGCTTGATGTATGCACCTTAAAGATGTTGGGTGCAACAATTGCTCAAAGAGTTGAATTCTTCACAATGTCACCGTTAGCAAGCTCCTCAATCCATTGGCTTGTTgggattatatatatgctgcaaATAAGCATATTTGTCAGTCTTCTTCGAGGG GTACTGCGCAACGGAGTTCTTTATTTTCTGCGTGACCCTGCCGATCCAAATTACAATCCGTTTAGGGACCTAATTGATGATCCTGTGCATAAACATGCTCGGCGAGTTCTTCTGTCTGTTGCTGTGTATGGAAGCTTGATCGTGATGCTTGTCTTCTTACCTGTCAAACTGGCCATGCGAGTTGCTCCATCTATTTTTCCTCTGGATATCAC CATTTTTGACCCATTCACAGAGATCCCAGTTGATGTGCTTCTGTTCCAAATATGCATCCCATTTGCAATTGAGCATTTCAAGCCTCGTGCAACAATTAAAGCACTTCTGCATCATTGGTTTGCTGCTGTTGGTTGGGCATTAGGCTTAACTGATTTCTTACTGCCAAGACATGAAGAAAATGGTGGGCAAGAGAACTGGAATGGCAGAGCAGGCAGAGAAAGGGCGCATGGTGGACGGGAAGTGGTTGCCCCACAGCTGGAGCAGCGTATGATACAACATGTTGCTGACAATCAAAATGGCAGGGGTAATCCCAATGAAAATAGTGAGGTTGCTGAAGAATCTGATGTTGATGACCAGGGGGATTCAGA GTATGGTTTTGTTCTTCGGATTGTGCTCCTGCTTGTATTGGCATGGATGACTCTACTGATATTCAATGCTGGAATGATTGTTATTCCAATCTCGCTTGGTCGTTTGGTTTTTGAGGCTATTCCTCGCCTGCCAATCACGCATGGCATCAAGTGCAATG ATTTGTTCTCTTTCAGCATTGGATGTTATATTATCTGGAGTGCAGCAGCTGGAACCAGATATGCAATTGATTACATTAGATCACGACGACTGGCCTTCCTAGTGCAACAAATTTGCAAGTGGTGCTCTATTGTTGTGAAGAGTTCTGCTCTCCTGTCAATATGG ATCTTTGTTATTCCTGTGTTGATTGGACTCCTGTTTGAGCTCCTGGTCATTGTACCTATGCGGGTGCCTATTGATGAGAGCCCGGTTTTTCTGTTGTATCAGGATTGGGCTCTTGGGTTaatattcttaaaaatatggaCTAGGCTG GTTATGTTGGATCAAATGGCACCTTTGGTTGATGAAAGCTGGAGGACGAAGTTTGAGAGAGTTAGAGAGGATGGCTTCTCGCGTTTGAGAGGTCTATGGGTCCTGCATGAAATCATAATGCCTATCGTCACCAAGCTCCTTACGGCTCTCTGCGTTCCATACGTTCTTGCAAGGGGTGTCTTCCCAGTGCTTGGCTACCCACTCATTGTGAACTCAGCAGTCTACCGTTTTGCCTGGCTTGGCTGCCTTATATTCAGCGCGCTGTTCTTCTGTGGCAAGAGATTCCATGTTTGGTTTACCAATCTCCACAATTCCATTAGGGATGACCGGTATCTGATTGGGCGGAGGCTGCACAACTTCGGCGAGGACTCGCCCCATTCGAGTGAATCCGGGGGTACTACAGCATCAGACGATGACGAACCCGAGCAAGCACTGATCCCACGGGATCAGGAAGGTGAGCTGGGGCTGAGGTTCAGGCGCCACATCATGCGTGGAAACCAACAACCCAGGATGGCTGCATAA